TGATTTACGAAGGCGGTCTCGGACGCATGTATGATGTCGTGAGCAATACCGCGGAATTCGGCGGTCGCCTCGTCGGTCCGAAAATCATCGACGCTGGCACGAAGAAAAGAATGAAAGCCGCGCTGAAAGATGTCGAGAGCGGCAAGTTCGCGAAAGTCTGGATGAAAGAATACGCCGACGGCATGCCCAATATGAAGAAGTGGCGCGCCGCGGAAAAGAAGCATCCCATTGAAGTCACCGGCGCGAAGATTCGCAAGCTCTTCGAAAAGAAGAAATAAGCCACCGCGAAATCTCAAGCGAATAAAACCCTCCGCGTGAGGGTTTTATTTTGCCCAGGCGAAGACGAGCAGCAGGAGGTTCACCAGGTAAATGGCAGTGCAGACGACGCAAATTGTTTTGACCTTGAAATAAAGCTGGTATGCGAAATACAGGGAAAAAATCACGCCGAGCACAGCGAGCGGCGCGAGGTAGGCTTGGAGCGGCGGCAGCGTGGCGAGGAAAATTGCTGCGTAGAAACCAATGCCGTAAACGCCATTTGGGATGCCGAAGATTTTGCCCTCTGCGCTGCGAATGCTCTTCATGCAAGACATCCGGTCACTCAGGTCGCAGACGGCTTTGTACTTGGCGTCGCGTTTCAATTTCCAATGCAAATACAAAGTGTAAAGCGAGAGCGCCAAACCCAGTCCGGCGAGAATTTGGATGGGAAGCATGAGGAAATGTAGCGTGACTAAATTTTAGCGCAAAACCCGTAGGGAACGCAGATCTGCGTTCCCTACCGCGCGGCAAATAAAAACTCCGGTCTGCAAGCAAGCCGGAGTTAAGGTTTTAGGTTTCGCCCGAGCACTTCCGAAATCGGCTTGCTCGGACAGAGAAAATTTTTGAGAGCCGCAAAACCAAGATGTCGAGTCTTGTTTTGCGACATGCCCACTATCAATCCAGAATAATGCGTTCGTCTTGCCAGCTGATTGCATACTCGGTTTTGAGCCCCTCCTCACCGTCAGCCGTGACGGCCGAAATAGATATTCGAGGATAGCCCGAATATACAAGCTTGACCGAAGTTTCGGTCGTCTGAGCAGCCAAAAGCCAAATACCAGAATCAATATAGATATTGTAACTGGCCGCTCCCGGGACAGCAGCCCAGCTGAGATTAATTTCATCCGGGATACCTCCAAGGACTGCAGATTCCCACATAATCCACAAAGAATCGATGGATGAAACAGGTGCATAACAGACAGCAATCTGCCTCTTGATATCCTTGATGATTTTCGGTCCCGATCTATCGCCTTGGAAATAGGAGAGCAGAAAATCGTGATTTAGACGCTCATACGACTTCGTATTCTCCATATTTCCTGGCAACGCCCCGAAGGCTCTCCTAACACTGTTGATAACATGGTCATCATAGAGTGTGGTGTAGGGACCACAGCCAGCCACATAGTCTGCGGGATTTGCCACACTGACGACTTTCAGATTGTCAGGATCATTAATTAAAAAATGAGCCTCATTGGCATAGAAATTACCTTGGGAGTGGGCGACCAATAGCACCTTATTCCCAGCGTCTATTTCCGCACGGTATTTAGTAACATGCTCCCAGAGATCTTTATCTGAAACCCAAGCTTGAAGCGACGCACTGGTAAAAAGTGTTTCCGCTGCAGCCCAAAACCAATCTGGAGCTTCCACGACACCACTAATCCAGTCAAAAAATTCTGGCCAGACCTCTATGCTTTTTTGCTCTGCAACCTCGACCAGAGAAAGTGCGCCTTCGTTTTGGTTATAGGCGACTTTATAATTGATAACTTGACCATTGAAGGTCGTACCAACCGCTTTTTGGATTGCTGCTCTTGCATCATCAGCTTTCTCTTCGGTAGGAACAAACATTCCATTGCAGTAAAACACTACAACATCAGCAAACGCCGAAGATGTCCGAATCGCTCCAAACACCAAAAGAAAAAGCACTAACCAGATAGTTTGTTTTTTCATGACCTTTCTCCCAAATTTATTTGTTTAAGCCAAAGTCGCAAACTGCGCAATCGTCATTAGGAGAATCAAAGAATTCTCCCGAGAGCTTGAGGTCGTTTTCGAAATACCTCTTAACTCTCGCATGGGTGTTGAGTTGCGTCTTACGAAATTCATCCTTAACAGCAATTGCATCGCCTAAGCTGTCTCGGACACACCGCACACAAGCACTGGCATTAGTGCGAATCCTCGCTTGGGCAATTGCCTCCTCTTTAGTTTCGGCAAGCAAGAAATTTTGCTGAGCAACGGCATATTGCACCAAGACTTTTCTGGTGTTTTCATTCTCTTGCCCTGGATATGTGGTCTCGATGTAACTATCGAGATAATCCCAGACACCGTTGTTGTCGGCATCTTCTCCCGCGATAACATTGTCGTCATCGTCACCACCGCCACACCCAGCAACAAGCAGTGTTATGAAAACAAGTCCGATAATTTTTCTGATTTTTTTCATAGTTCCTCCTAAGTAAGTTTGAGTTTGGGTTTTTAATTTTACCTCAGTTTTTTGCCGATTGAATTTTTTACCAACCTCCTTTCTTTTTGTTGTTTAAATTGTTAATCGAAATGTCAAAGGGCGGCATTCACGCCCCCCCCCAAAAAAAAAATGAAATACTATTTTCGTTTGGAGAAGTAGTGCACTTTAGCAAAAATTTCCTAAAAAGTCTATTTCAAGCGGAAAGACTTTGTCCTGTCGACTCAGTCGCAGTCATTCAGACGACGAAGTCCGGACGCGACATTTACGCGCGCGGTATTGGCGAGGTGGTTTTCGGCGGCAAGAATATTTCGGACGAGTTGCTGAAGCTGAAAGTGGTGAAAGTGTTTGTGGAGAGTAGGTAGTGAAAAATGAAGTTAATTGTAGGGAACGAAAATCCCAGCGGGACCACTTCGTGGTGTTCGTTCCTGACTCTGGCACCTGCGCCATTTCACACTGCAGTCATGCAAGTACTTGGACAGACGACGATTTTGAGCGTGAGCGAAAAATGCCTGAATTTAATTCAAAAACTAACTGTTCTTGAAAATGATCTTTAATCGCATCTTTCAGGGCAATCGAGAGAAAAGTTGGCACAGCATTGCCAATTTGTAAATTCCTGGAACTACGAGATCCATAAAAAATATAATCATCTGGAAAACACTGCAGCCTCGCGCCTTCCCGCGTCGTGAGCGGGCGAGGAGCCTTCGGATGAATACAGCGCGAAGATGACGGTGTACTCAAATTCCGAGTAATTGTCGGACTCGGTCGGTTCCACCAAAGTCGGCAATAAGTATTTTTGAATCCACTAGTCGGTCGCATTTCTTGCGGTAAGTCTGCAGGCGTCCCTCCGTCAGGCAAGCATTGCATGATTTTTACTAGCTTGGCATTATTCTTCGGCGCGTTGTGATCCATTAATATCTTGGGGGAATTTTTCCGCATCGACTTTTGAAATTCATTTTGAGGTGAGCTTGAATATTCGAAACTTTCTGCTCCACTGCTAATAAAAGGTAAATCATTAATCGCCTCTGCTATTGTCAAATAAGGCTTTAAATTGCGATTAAAAAGACTAACCTCAAAATTAGAATTACAATGAGTCGGCTCAGGATAATTAAATTTTCGATTTAGTTTCGTCCCAAAAATAATAACCCTTTCGCGAATTTGCGGGACGCCAAAATCAGCCGAATTCAAAACTTTATATTCAACTCGATAACCCAACGACTCAAACAAATCCAAAATAGTTTTAAATAGTTCTCCTCCTTGCATCGAAAGCAAACCTTTTACATTCTCAAATAAGAACGCCTTCGGCTGGATTTCCTTCAAAACTCGGTGGTACTCCTGAAATAATTTGCCGCGCGGATCATCAATCAGTCTTTTGCCAACAGTCGAATACGCCTGGCAGGGCGGACCACCGACGACCAAATCAATCTCACCTTTTTTTAAATTAAAATCCTTTTGCAAGTCTTTTAGGCCGAAATTTTTAATATCCTTACAATACATTTTGACTCCAGGATGATTCAGCTCGTAGGCTCGCGCCATATCCGGCAAAATCTCGTTCGCTGCGATAATTTGATAGTCATCGTCTCGGGCAAAACCAAAACTTAGCCCACCAACCCCAGAGAATAAATCGACAACTTTGATTTTTTTTGCCATGTTCAGTCGAAATTTAAATCTGTAAATTTCGGTGGTTTTTCCGTCAACTTCCACACAAAATAATTTTGATCGATATTTAAAACTGTTTGCCCTTCCATTTGTTGTCTTGTGATCCAATTGGTATTATCGTCTTCGACTCCGTCCAGCTTAACAAAAGCAACTTGTCCGTTGAATAAATCAAAATGAATAGCGATGGACGAAATCCCTTTTTCTGCGAAAATTCTTTTCGCTTCTAAGACTTTGTGTTGCTTGATGTCGTTTATGCCCTGAAAACCAGACTGGATTTCCAATCTGATTTTTCCAATATTTTTTAGACTAATTTCTAAATCTGCTTTTGGCGTTCTTTTGAAGGTTTCGATCTTGGCTAAATCGTCATCCCCAATCGAATAAATATCTTCAATCCTGACGCCGAAAATAACTGACAGTGCACCCAAGAAATAATTCGAGATAACAAAACCGCGCACCCAAGAAAAATAAACCTCCTCAGGTCGCCTGCCCTGATTATTGAGACGCGGAATAATGTTATTATTTTTCAATTTCTGAAAAACAACACCTATATTTTCTTTACAAAAAGATGCTACATTTTCGATTTTGAGCGACTGGTCGACAATCTCGTTAAGTTTATTTACTATTTCAAATAGTCGCTTATTGAGAAAATTAATGTAATTGAAATCGACGACCGGTGTGATGTCTTTTGCGGCGAAAAAGTCTTTTGCGGCACCCTGATTTGTAAATCCAAGCTCTTGCCTATATTTTTTAAAATATTCGACTGTGATTATCTTCGTCATGTTTCCATTTTACAGAACTTTTTATCAAAATTTTTTCTCACCGTAATTCTGTATTTTCCACCACTAGCCAAAACCCTTATCTTCGCGAGAAGCGCGTGAATCCACCAAGCGCGACGATTTCTTTCACGCCGGCTTTTTGGATTTCATCCAGCAATAGATTCATGCCGAGCGAATCACTCGCGATGTGTCCGGCGATCAAGACATTGATGTGGTGTTTTTCCGCTTCTTTCTGTGCGTCCGGACGCATGTGCATCGCGATTTCCGTGCCGATGCCCGCGTGCTTCAGTGATTCGTAGACTTCAGCCGAGCCACTCGTCCCACCCGTGAAGCCCGAGACGGCGATTTTGCCGGCTTTGGAGCTTTTGCTGCCGACGAAAGCGAGCGGCGGTACGCCGCGGCGGGCAGACTCAGCGAATTCCGGCTCCTCCAGCAGGACATCGATGATCTCACCGAGCGTACGCGGTTTTTTCTTCGCCATTAATTTCTCGACGAAGCGGTAGGCGAGATTGTCCGCGACGGTGTGTGTGCAGGCGTAAGGAATTTTGAGCGCGCGCGCGATGTCGATATTTTTTTGGTGATTGACCGGATGAATGCTGCGCAGAACGCGCGCCGTTTCTTTGTCCATTAATTTTTCGATGACATTGACCGGCACACCCGCCTCGGCATAGAGATCCTCTTGCAGGCGCATCACGCTGTCGAGCTTCGCGAGCGCGATTCCCTCCGGATGATGCGAGAGTGCGAGGTCGATCTTGGCGCCGGATTTGTTTAATTCGTGGACGAGCAAAATTTCCACCGCTTCGAAGTCGATTCCCACGGCAATTTTTTTGATCTCAGTCTTCGGATCGCCATGGAGAATGCGCGTGTCCGCGTAGGGATTTTTGAGGCGTTCGGTGTCGAAAAATTCGCGCTCTTTTTTGTCGAGCTTATCGTAGACTTTTTTCTCTTCCGCGAGCTGGCGGTCGATTTCGGACTGCGGGCGCGGGTCGGCGGAGCGACCGGTGGCGATGGCAGTCTCGTAAAATTTTTGAAGTTGCATGGCGGAAATTTTAACACGAAATTTTTCACGCGAAAGCGCAACTTTTTATTTTTCCACTTTTTCGATAGACTTTCCCCGTTTTAATTTTGTTAAATGGACTTCATCGATTTCGCCAATTTTTTGAGAAGACAGTGGCTCATCGTCCTCGCCATCACGCTCGCGACGACACTCGCCGCCGCGACGGTTTATTTTTTACAACAGCCCACCCAGAAATTGACGCTGCTTTTTTCGGTGGGCGTGCAGGCAGAAAGTGAGCTCGAGAAAAGTTTCGACGCAACGAAATTAGCCGATGATTTTTCTGACACGATTACGGGTTGGCTGCGCTCCCCCACTTTCGCGGAACGCGTCAGCGGCATCGCGGGCACGCCGGTCGCGATCAGCGGGGCGGCACAAGCGACGCAAAATTTCCTGATTGAAGCGAGCTTCCCGGCGAATGGTGGCGAGCTCGTGTCCGCCGCGACGAAGCAAGTCCTCGCCGAGGAGCTCGCGAAATACGATGCTGCTTCGAAGTTCAAATTTTTCACGACTCTACACGGCGAGACGCTGAATGTTCAGAGTATCAATTTGCCGAAAACACTTGCTTCAGCGGCGTTTGGTGGAATCCTGCTCGCCGTCGTTTGGCTCGTCCTGGCAGCGAATTTCGGCGGTCGCGTGAATTCGGTGCGCGAAGCCGAGCGGATTTTGCGAGAGCGCGCAGCCGTAATTTTCCACAATCCGAAAAAGGACGAAATTAATTTCTTGAGAAAACTGGCGAAAAAATCCGCCAACGCCGTACTCGTCGGCGCGGATTTCGACGCGCAGAAATTGGGACTCGAGCTGAAGACTTTCGAGCTGCCGCACGACGCGGAAAAGCTGAGTAAAAGTGAACTGAAAATCATCGTCGTGCGCCTCGACCAGACGCGCGTGAATACGCTGCGCATGATTCGCGCGCTCAGCGACGAAAAAATCGCCCTCGCCATTTGGGCTTGAAAGCCGGTAATTTTAGGACTAAACTCTCGCAACTTAAAACTTATTTCTTACCAACTTAATCCTTAGTTCTTACTCCTTACTAACTTAATCCTTAGTTCTTAATCCTTACT
This window of the Patescibacteria group bacterium genome carries:
- a CDS encoding NGG1p interacting factor NIF3, encoding MQLQKFYETAIATGRSADPRPQSEIDRQLAEEKKVYDKLDKKEREFFDTERLKNPYADTRILHGDPKTEIKKIAVGIDFEAVEILLVHELNKSGAKIDLALSHHPEGIALAKLDSVMRLQEDLYAEAGVPVNVIEKLMDKETARVLRSIHPVNHQKNIDIARALKIPYACTHTVADNLAYRFVEKLMAKKKPRTLGEIIDVLLEEPEFAESARRGVPPLAFVGSKSSKAGKIAVSGFTGGTSGSAEVYESLKHAGIGTEIAMHMRPDAQKEAEKHHINVLIAGHIASDSLGMNLLLDEIQKAGVKEIVALGGFTRFSRR
- a CDS encoding vitamin K epoxide reductase family protein — translated: MLPIQILAGLGLALSLYTLYLHWKLKRDAKYKAVCDLSDRMSCMKSIRSAEGKIFGIPNGVYGIGFYAAIFLATLPPLQAYLAPLAVLGVIFSLYFAYQLYFKVKTICVVCTAIYLVNLLLLVFAWAK
- a CDS encoding DNA cytosine methyltransferase, which translates into the protein MAKKIKVVDLFSGVGGLSFGFARDDDYQIIAANEILPDMARAYELNHPGVKMYCKDIKNFGLKDLQKDFNLKKGEIDLVVGGPPCQAYSTVGKRLIDDPRGKLFQEYHRVLKEIQPKAFLFENVKGLLSMQGGELFKTILDLFESLGYRVEYKVLNSADFGVPQIRERVIIFGTKLNRKFNYPEPTHCNSNFEVSLFNRNLKPYLTIAEAINDLPFISSGAESFEYSSSPQNEFQKSMRKNSPKILMDHNAPKNNAKLVKIMQCLPDGGTPADLPQEMRPTSGFKNTYCRLWWNRPSPTITRNLSTPSSSRCIHPKAPRPLTTREGARLQCFPDDYIFYGSRSSRNLQIGNAVPTFLSIALKDAIKDHFQEQLVFELNSGIFRSRSKSSSVQVLA
- a CDS encoding restriction endonuclease, with the translated sequence MTKIITVEYFKKYRQELGFTNQGAAKDFFAAKDITPVVDFNYINFLNKRLFEIVNKLNEIVDQSLKIENVASFCKENIGVVFQKLKNNNIIPRLNNQGRRPEEVYFSWVRGFVISNYFLGALSVIFGVRIEDIYSIGDDDLAKIETFKRTPKADLEISLKNIGKIRLEIQSGFQGINDIKQHKVLEAKRIFAEKGISSIAIHFDLFNGQVAFVKLDGVEDDNTNWITRQQMEGQTVLNIDQNYFVWKLTEKPPKFTDLNFD